A part of Aegilops tauschii subsp. strangulata cultivar AL8/78 chromosome 2, Aet v6.0, whole genome shotgun sequence genomic DNA contains:
- the LOC109749629 gene encoding ultraviolet-B receptor UVR8: MAGEKSPRAFSMEELPGHLIGEVLSSGRLAAGDLARLEGTCRALRPLAEQAASRLCAARMACSVIGPAARGELLARCGGSWKKVLRFLQSVEQSFDTVHTSSGNMQVATGRYHTLLVHDSSVYSCGSSLCGVLGHGPDTTQCVAFSRVSFPSLARVVNISAFHNHAAFVTESGEVFTCGDNSSACCGHGDVGRTIFRPTQILALKGISCKQVATGLSFTVILTRKGLVYTCGSNTHGQLGHGDTTDRAAPKIVELFKGPSPVVQVAAGASYTFAVTDDGTVYSFGSCTNFCLGHGDQHNELLPRAIQSFKRRNILVVRVSAGDEHAVALDALGYVYTWGRGYCGALGHGDENDKTSPELIVGLKGQVAVQVCARKRKTFVLTDEGSVFAFGWMGFGSLGFPDRGSSDKVMQPRVLDSLSGHYVSQISTGLYHTVAVTNKGIVFGFGDNERAQLGQEFIRGCLKPTEIMFDKSSIEDIAIAAPSG; this comes from the exons ATGGCTGGGGAGAAGTCGCCTCGCGCTTTCTCCATGGAAGAGTTACCGGGCCACCTCATCGGGGAGGTACTGAGCTCCGGCAGGCTCGCCGCTGGTGACCTCGCCAGGCTTGAGGGTACCTGCCGCGCCCTCCGTCCTCTCGCTGAGCAAGCCGCGTCGCGGTTATGCGCAGCGCGCATGGCCTGCTCCGTCATTGGGCCTGCGGCTCGTGGGGAGCTCCTCGCAAGATGTGGCGGTAGCTGGAAGAAGGTGCTGAGGTTCCTGCAGTCAGTGGAGCAATCCTTCGATACCGTACATACCTCGTCCGGCAAC ATGCAAGTAGCGACAGGGAGATATCACACGCTCTTAGTCCATGACTCTTCGGTCTATTCTTGTGGGTCCAGTTTGTGTGGTGTGCTAGGACATGGTCCTGATACTACACAGTGTGTGGCATTCAGTCGGGTTTCCTTCCCGTCGCTTGCCCGTGTTGTTAATATATCCGCCTTTCACAACCATGCCGCTTTCGTTACAGAGTCTGGGGAG GTGTTCACCTGTGGAGATAATTCATCAGCTTGCTGCGGTCATGGGGATGTGGGACGAACTATATTTCGGCCAACCCAAATACTAGCCCTTAAAGGAATTTCCTGCAAGCAG GTTGCTACTGGTCTAAGTTTCACTGTGATACTTACAAGGAAGGGGCTAGTGTATACATGTGGAAGTAACACACATGGCCAGCTTGGTCATGGTGACACTACAGACAGGGCTGCTCCAAAGATTGTTGAATTATTCAAAGGTCCCAGTCCAGTGGTGCAGGTTGCAGCTGGTGCAAGCTATACATTTGCTGTGACTGATGATGGGACAGTTTATTCTTTTGGGTCTTGTACTAACTTCTGTCTTGGACATGGGGATCAGCACAATGAACTTCTTCCACGTGCAATCCAATCATTTAAGAGGAGGAACATTCTTGTTGTCCGTGTATCCGCTGGAGATGAGCATGCTGTAGCTCTTGATGCGCTGGGATAT GTCTATACATGGGGTAGAGGCTACTGTGGAGCATTAGGTCATGGTGATGAAAATGATAAAACTAGCCCAGAATTGATTGTCGGCCTGAAGGGTCAAGTTGCTGTACAG GTATGCGCAAGAAAGAGAAAGACCTTTGTTCTCACTGATGAAGGCTCAGTTTTTGCATTTGGATGGATGGGCTTTGGGAGTTTAGGGTTTCCTGACCGCGGATCATCTGACAAAGTGATGCAGCCTCGCGTTCTCGACAGCCTGTCTGGTCATTATGTCTCTCAGATAAGCACTGGACTATACCATACTGTTGCAGTGACAAATAAAGGTATCGTGTTTGGTTTTGGAGACAATGAGCGGGCGCAACTTGGGCAGGAATTCATTCGTGGGTGTTTGAAACCTACAGAGATAATGTTCGACAAAAGTAGTATTGAGGATATAGCCATTGCAGCGCCTAGCGGGTAA
- the LOC109749638 gene encoding uncharacterized protein, with translation MCYRLRAASKTMHAWSRTVFGSIKRQIAHLKGQLIEPKERAARTGYRQEIKDIEDQLHELYEREEVYYKQRSRIDWLTDGDRNTQYFQNRASHRRRKNTVKGLRRDDGTKCIDDEGMRRMAAQFYAHFLLLKVEGMGSE, from the coding sequence ATGTGCTACCGGCTGAGAGCTGCGTCGAAGACCATGCATGCGTGGAGCCGAACGGTTTTTGGCTCCATTAAGAGGCAGATCGCTCATCTTAAAGGGCAACTCATTGAGCCAAAGGAGCGAGCTGCACGAACTGGATACAGGCAGGAGATTAAGGACATCGAGGACCAACTACACGAACTCTATGAACGTGAGGAAGTGTATTATAAGCAGAGATCTAGGATTGACTGGTTGACTGATGGGGACAGGAACACGCAATACTTCCAAAACCGGGCCTCGCATCGCAGACGGAAGAACACGGTGAAAGGCCTGAGGAGGGATGATGGGACAAAATGCATAGATGATGAAGGAATGCGCAGGATGGCAGCACAGTTTTATGCCCATTTTTTGCTTCTGAAGGTTGAAGGGATGGGCAGCGAGTAA